AAAAACTATCACCACCCACtcagatatatatttacacactttGGGTTTTGGCTGTTCCCGTGTGCTTGGCTCTGAAATCACACGACAGAAACATTATTACATGAAGTGTCCTGTTATGACAGGCTGCATCCTTGTAGTTAAGAGTATGACATGCTGCATGAGAAAAACATTGCGCCTATGTGATTAAAACGCCTCCACCGCGCTGTAGGTAAAGCTCTGCTCTCAACCTCTTTGCTccaggattttttattttatttttttttaaatcgcagAAGAATTGCACGATACATTACAAAAGGTTAAGAAGCACCGCTGTGGGCCATCTCCATCCCGAAAATACATAACATGTGTTCATACTTCTGACCTGTACATTCCGCCCCATCCTgccaataaaacaaacagagcacGTCCAACACCTTGGATATAAAAAGTAATGATGATATAACGCCACGGTAAGACGTACTTACTTGTTTTGACAAAGAGGAAAACGGGAGGTTTCCGTGGCGAATTCTTGATTTCATGGCTACCTTAATTGGCCAGAACAGCGACTCTTGAAAGCATCGCCTCCCACGTACAATTAAGTATCCTCTACAGAGCCGCAGCCTCTTGCTGTACGGCATGACTAATCTGACAATGTGGGCAAAAAACAGGGACGAGAGATACGGGTCAAACAACTCACAAAAGGCACCTTTGGCATTCACGCTACAAGAGAACGGGAGAGACAACGCGGCGCTGCAACACTCTAATGgcgtgagaagaagaaaaaaaacacaatcacagttAACTGCTCATCCCGAGTTAAACATGGCTTCATATATGATCTTTAATAAGCttcatttctttacatttctgGTATTTAAAGTCATTCTGAACTCAAAGCAAATTAGATCTTTGGTCCAAATGTTGTTTATTCACTTTTCACATCTGTCtccaaaacaaatgcagaattTTACAACAGGCTGATAAAGAAACCAATATTTTCAGACTTTTGAGCTGATAGGCAATATGTATTAATAATATCTTGTAAATTGATAAATTTCATGACATACACTTTAATATTAGTAATGTGAATCACTTTGTTCTCATAAATATAAACTAAAAACTAGACATTTTTCTAGTTCCTGCAAACCACTGCACCGGTTCAATGTAAGAAAACGTAGTGGGATGCAACAGGCCTTCAGCAAAACTAATTtaccaaaacaaaaattgaataaataaaatgtgcgTACAAAGTAAAATCTGATTGAAATGCTTATCAATTCACTTATATGCCATTTTtcggttaaaaaaaagaactcagcATTACTGGTTGAAATTTGTGAATGAATACATTGGTCCCAGTTTGAGTAACGTCATCTCAATCACAATCAATCCCAGTGATTCTCATCATTCTAACACTTGATTATCTATTCAGATTTCTATACCTGACAGTTCTGCACGGTGAAGGACTCGACTACCTGCAGCAGTGCGTTACGAAACCTACTCAGTCATGATGAAAGCAGACTGGGTGAAAGGGAAACAAAGAGAAGTGAAATTTGCTGAAGCTtttcaaatcacttttttttcatgtccaaCTACCTTAACACCGGCTGAGGCCTTAACTCCAGTTCTAAGTGGCTCTCAACATATTCTACATACACAGTAGAGGATATACAATGAGAGCAAACTTACATGAACACTGTATACCTATATATATTATCGCAAGAGTCTATACGCTGGTCAGATTATTTACTATACATATATGGATGTGGTACAGGCGTAAAGTGGAAACGATGCAATGATTTTCGGAACCATAGGATTCAAGCTGTTGACTGTTGTAGCACCACAGCAACACTAGATGGATGTGCCTCGCTCTCACATCGTCAGGCCGTGAGGCGGATTCCTCATGAGCAGGAGTTGATGCTGTTTGGTTTCTTAGACACAGCATGACTCAGAGGTTATGTTTGCACTGAAAATGCAGACAGAttatgaaaccttttttttttcttggcgaTAGTGAAAAAACCCGATGACCTCGTCCTGGATCGCAAAACATGAGATTTCCATATGCAGATGATTCTTATCCGGATTGAATCTTTTTTAACAACtgcattagggctgcaactaactaatctgtcaattattttctcgattaatcgattagttgttttcattaaaaaaatcaaaacagactTCATATTTGTGTCCTCAGTCTGCGGGCAGAGGAGTTGTTTAAAATATCATATAGAAGGACGAACTcgctgaaaatgaaaacataagcGTTCAAAGCAAGGAAGAGAAAGGTAGGGCGGCGGCTGACCATCTGCCCCGCGAGGCTGATCACTTTACGGTCTCTATCAGTTCCTGGTCAGTCTTTCGTCCGCATGCTGCTCAGAGAGTGAGCGTGAGGATTTACTGGATGTTTCTAAAAGTGATTTACTCAAGAAAAGGATTGTggatcatgttttttcttccagagtTGAAGTTCATTGTCAGATGAGGAGATAACAGCACAGAAATGATAGCTGGCTGTTAATTAAGACAGAGCCTAATTATGCTTTAaggtttattttcatattctaaTCTTTATTTTAACAATGTCTGACGTTTGTATTCTTCACTTTTGGCTCTATGAAGGATGGATTTTGTTGGCAAAAGTGCATAAGTTACTGTGCTGGCTGAAGACTGAGATGCTACCTCAGTAATGGTAGCTGTAACTGGTTTATTCCCACCAACAACTCAAACTTCTTTATAGGTTTCAAGCCACAGAAGCTATATTTTCAGCTCCTTAACAACTGCAAGACAATTACTTTGGCTGAATTACTGCACTTTTATGAGCCGCTCAAATAAAAGTGCCTGCTTCACCTTCACTATCtgtctcatttaaaatgttggcaGCTCAGTTGACCACTTGGGGTCTGCTTTATTTAACTCAACTTGAGAAGTGAGCTAAATGCGACAGTCCGACATCGGGGCTCTCTTCCTAGACGCCGTCCTGTATTTGAAGAAATCCCGACTCTTCTGCTCTAACAGAAACACACGAGCTCTCTCGCTGAGCTCCTTTGGGGGAAAGaaatatcaacacacacacacacacacagagggatgaGGCCGTAGAGAGCCCAGGGAGCCAAACACTGACCACTGAGGCTGAAATGAGCAAACAACGACAAACATCCGGCAGCAGTGTCCATACAGAGCAATTCAAGTCCCTTAAGACCACAGACGGTTCCTTTTAACTAATTAGGATGAAGAGACAACCTCGGCGAGGTACAATCAGACTACAGAGGAGTATTTGACAGAATGTATTTTCACCGAGGTTGATAAtatctccgtctgtctgtccttcgTTTTGCACAACTAACACTCGTCCGATCGGCTTCAGACTCGGCAGGCATGTTGTCGAGGCTCCGAGGAAGAGCGGTGTCGTCTGTGAAGTTAATTGGGATGAGGAAACGAGAATCTAATATCGAATTGTTTTAGGAAAGCTCACACGCCTGACTTGACTCCTCCTGAGAGCCGACACAGCACCACAGGTGTGGCtgtcaaatcaaagacaaaCCCTCCCAAGCGGCTCCCTTGCCCACATCTTATCCTACCTGCCGACTCCAGCAGGACGTGGAAATCTGCTCCTCTCTGAGTGGGCGTGTCGTCATCGGGCTGCTTTCTCTCCGACTCCTCGTAACGATCCCAGTTTGACCCCAGTTTCCTCCTGGAGAAAACCTCCTGCCTGTTGTCGTCATCCTCCTCAACGTTGTCGTCACCTCCATCTTGatcctgagagagagaacaggacagaacacaCAATGAGCAACGTCCGATCTTAAATTCATGCCGAGGAAACTTTCACTCCTAATTTGAGAGAGGGTTGGGACTCGTGTCTCATTCAGGGAAATATCTATTGTTTACATTCTTATTCATATAACTGGTAAGGACAGTGAATGACATTAATAAGGGTACAATGTTTGATACATTTGTAATAAGGTGACGCCTGTTAATGGCTGGCAGTTCTGTCTCGTGCAAGTTACACTTACAACCCCACCCACACCGTTTCctgtctgctctgcttttttttctgctctgtaaTTCAGACAGCACCTTAACCACAGTCTAACTTGGAGTCCAATTAAAAAGCCATATCTAAACCAATCTACAAGGAGCTTCAATGAAATGTCACGCTCCCACGATTACAATACaacatttcctttttgaaaTAATGTTATGATCAGCCAAAGGGATTTAGAAGCACTTTTCACGAGTCCTTTTCACGATTTGGCCAAGATTTGGccgtgacaaaaagaaaaattttcactcaaatacaattcaaagagcagttttttttaaaaacctttaatAATATAGGTTAATGGTCTGTAGCTTAGTCTAACCAAAGGGTCGTGGTGAAAGGAATGTCCCAGTGTATGACGATGAATAGACGCTGGTGCCAAAACTGAAAACTCATTGAATTAGTAAGAGTCAAAGATTTCCTCCTGTTTCGTCAGATACCTGCAGAAAAACCTTTGAATTATGTTGCCATAGAAATGTGCAACATAAGTtgtgtatttattctttttctctttttttaattgtgccCTGCTCATTCCCCCCTCAACAATATCATCAAAGACTACATGGTAGCTATGGGATGCACCAAAGGAGATATTGGTGATTGCAATCAAGGAGCCCATATGAACCAAAGGGGATTTTTTTGATTGCAATCAAAGAAAGAGCCgctattggttttttttccctcttgtaATTCTGTAGTTAGCGGAGTTGCAGGAGCATCAACCGACTGAACAGCCTGGTGGAAATGAAGCTGAGCAACTCCTAGGGTCACATATCAGAGTGAACAAAGACATTATAATGCTGTGGGAGGTCACTATAATGATACTGCTGCAGTGATATTTCACAATCTGTGCAATCTGGCTCTATACACAATGACATGATGAAAGTATGTGCATTATTCATGTAGAATAGACGAGTGTGCATGGAAGCATCATGACATAACAACCACTTAACTAGTGCAAAGTGGGACCATTCAAACATAAAGACTAGAAACCTGAGGCTGAGATTTGACTTTCGGGATAAAAACATCACGTGTCTGCTCGCCTCATCACTTtgcataaagttttttttaacttatccATGACGCATAACTTTATTTCCCGCGGAGCTCCGCACAAGCCTCTATCCGCTCTGCTAATGAGGCGGAATTGAAGAGGAGGGCCAACTTAGTTTTACTTCATCAACTGAGACTGAATGCGTTCTCACATGGAGGAGAACTCTTCAATTCTTGATTTTTCTCAAAGCAGTCTGGCAGAGCGGAAGCGCCTGTGTGTGGGTTTCTAAACACAGCGTCCTCTCACCCGGTAATGGAACGCTGCATGGGCGCCTTCCCCGCGTCCACGACCGCGGTAGTGGTCTCTTTTGCCCCGGCCACGGTGGTGGCCTCCTCGGCCTCTGCCCCGGTGCTCACCGCCCGAACTGTCACCGTCGTGTCCGCCCCGGCCTCCTCTCTTCCAGCTGCCTCCCCTGCCTCTGCTCGGTCTAACCTCCATTGCTGTTCTGTCTACTGCGGCCGGACAGTTTAGCACGTGACACCTCACAGTGGCGCGCTATCATGGATTGGGTGTTACATTGAATGGTGTCCCTACGATAAAATGGCATTTGAGTGGTTCCGATTTTCATTTGGACAAAAATGTATAGaacaatatacatattttaacacGAACCTATAgagaatgttttttaaaatgtcatatatgTTTCCCATAtcaaattgatattttacaataattatcccaaaaataaaaattaaatcaattaaatgttattatccttaaaagtatttaattaaaaatatattatcagTTTTTAAACATATAACAATTAGCATATTACTTGATGTGGCTCTGCAAGACCGTGAATATTTGAGGTCAATGATAATAAATTATAGTAGAGttttaagaaatattttaaGCACTAGTATCTTTCTTGTTGCTGATTTCCCTTCTAATTCTGTTAGAGCATCAACTGACTGAACAGCCTCGTGGAAATAAAGCTGAACAACTCTAGAGTCATATCCAACACCCTATGCTGTGGGAGATCACTAATATATCTGTGTGCAATTGTGTCTCATTActgttcttcttttcatttcaggagAACTGCTCATTCTACAAGGAAACACATTGACCTGACACCAACAGCACATACAGATAACGCAGCACCATGGATAACAGCACCTTTGGCAACACATCGCATGTCCAAGCTGTTCGCCACAACCTTTGGGAGGCTATAACCATTGCGGCAGTGTCCGCCATTGTCAGCTTGATAACTATAGTTGGTAACGTGCTAGTGTTGCTCTCTTTCAAAGTGAACAGCCAGCTGAAGACGGTGAACAACTACTACCTCCTGAGTTTGGCGTTTGCTGACCTCATCATAGGAGTGCTGTCCATGAACTTGTACACCACATACATACTGATGGGTTACTGGTCCTTGGGGAACCTTGCATGTGATCTGTGGCTTGCAGTGGATTACGTAGCCAGCAATGCGTCAGTTATGAACTTACTCGTTATCAGCTTCGACAGGTACTTCTCCATCACAAGGCCGCTGACTTACAGGGCAAAGAGGACTCCAAAGAGAGCTGCTATCATGATCGGTCTGGCATGGCTGGTGTCTTTTGTCCTATGGGCACCACCCATTCTTTGCTGGCAGTACTTTGtaggagaaagaaaagtgcCTTTGGACCAGTGCCAGATCCAGTTTTTAACTGAGCCTGTGATCACATTTGGAACAGCCATCGCTGCGTTCTACATCCCAGTCTCGGTTATGACTATCCTGTACTGTAGGATCTACAAGGAGACGCAGAGACGGACCAAAGATCTGGCAGAGCTGCAGGGGCTTGCAACAGAAAATGTACCAGAGGGAACTAAGCCGCAGAAAACTATTATTCACTCTTGCTTTCATTTcaccagagagaggagagaccgGAGTCAGGCCTCCTGGTCCTCATCTAACCAAAGTAACGCAACAAAGATGACCACTAGGTCAGACGAGGCATGGGCCAAGGCCGACCAGATCACTTCCTTTAACAGCTACACCtcatctgaggaggaggagcatcaCGCTTCATTGGAAACCCCACAGGGGTCTTTCaaagagcagagcagtgtgCAAAGTAATAAGAATGGGCAGGTGACTGATTACGCAGAGGATCCgtatttttcctctcctcaaaAGAAGACCAGTAAAAAGTGCATCTCTTACAAGTTCAAACCTGGCTCAAAGGATAAGGATAGCGACCCTAAACCTGCAACACCCTGTCTGGCTGAAGCAGAACAGCCTGCCAAAAACgcctctccctccgcctcctccaccacctccaagCCCATGGACCCGGTCCTGAAGAGCCAGATCaccaagaggaagaggatggtgctggtgaaggagaagaaggccGCCCAGACTCTGAGCGCCATCCTCCTGGCCTTCATCCTCACATGGACGCCATACAACATCATGGTGCTCATCTCCACGTTCTGCACCGAGTGCATCCCCACGTCCCTGTGGCACCTGGGCTACTGGCTGTGCTACGTCAACAGCACCATCAACCCCATGTGCTACGCCCTCTGCAACAAAACCTTCCAGAAGACCTTCCGCATGCTCCTGCTCTgccagtggaggaggaggaggagaggcgaggACAAGCTGTactggtgtggacaaaacccaaatgtcaacaacaaaatgacttGATGTGGCAGTGCAACATGAGAGCAGACTTTTGCCTACATGGGGATTTTCttgatatatatactgtagttgGTCTTCGGCATGAAGTGCTGCATGTGATTTTTGTGTTAGAAATATGTGTTGGTGGAAAATGTGCTGAGTGAgattattcagaaaaaaaaacacctactGAAGGTGGCTACACATACAGTTTAAAgaacatgttcattttttttttttatttcaaatattgaACGGCAACTCCATTCCATCCAGCGGAGTGAAGTTTGATAAATTGCTTGCATTCTGAATTTTTCACCACAACatcatgttggtgtgtgtgtgtgtgtgtgtgtgtgtgtgcgtgtgtgtgtatttgtgtttaggTTCCCTGGTCAGTGAAATGGTCCATgttcaataaaatgtaaaatgattgTGAAAAAGACTGGTCACAAGTAATCCTTATATCTGAGCAAAGCCATGGCATGTGCATGTGATCCTCTTCACCACAGCCATGCCAGCACTATTATGTAAAATCAAAGTGGTGTAGGAGGAGTACTGTAGCCCAAAGAGGACATTTGGCACTTTGGCTGCTGAAGCCTGATTtccacactttttttaaagacttattttaaacatttagaaCAAATATATGGAAAAGCACAAAAGATAACACACGGTAGGTTTCCAGAGTATCACATAAACGACCGTACATGCTTAGACAGGCAGTATATCCAGTGTCCGTAGCCGCCGTGATGGAAATGTCCATACTGGTTGCAACTGTCGCAGAGCACAAATATTAAGgatgatgtaaaaaatattagTACATCTCACTCAAACTTTCCAGTAGGCCTTTGTTGCAGCTGATATTATCAATAAAGGGACTtaccatatttaaaatatgagtTGGATGTGCGACACCTAATCTCCTTTGAGCTATAACCACACCTGCTGGGTCTCATAGGACAGTTTTAGAGACCAAAAGCAGCAAATGCCTGAACTTTAACTTTATTTGTGCACAGAATGAGGCTGATTTTGTCCACATCTCTAACACTGGCCAGGAGGAATCATTCGGGGAATTTGCCACTGATGGGCATATTGTATGTTCACCTAAAGTATGTAATGTCAACAACATACGTATGTTGTGAGTAAAATCTCTGAACCTTTTCTTTAAACATCATCTAATCCTCTTTCATTCTAATGCTCACTTGCACTGTATATAGAGGGCTTAATGTAGGCTTACCCATTCAAAATAATGTATAGTGTAAAGAACACATAAATATAGGTAAATATAAATTGATTagtaaatatagaatatatatacatacatgtacataagTGGTCTagtgaatgttttttccttttcgtttcCTGCTCCTCGCTATCGATATTTGATCTGGTGTTCAAGGGCTAATCTGTGCATTTCTGTGCATTCCCTGCATTAGTTTGACTGTGGTAATAGGACATGAGATTGTTTATGGATCACACCTCTCTGCTCTTGTCAATATTCATGTAactgtaaaaaaggaaaagaaaaaatgtattcgaAGCTCGACTGCCACCATGTCTCTCTGATGGATGAGCGTCGCTGCTGTAAATTATTGCACTTTCATGTTGTTTATGGTGTTTTTGTCAAACGCATCTCCCTGAGCTCTGTGCCTTTTGTTCTGCTCGGACGCAAAAAGTGCTACGTGAACAGATATGTGCTCATTGTCCGTCTGTGACTTTTTGCGAAAGTGTGTACTGATGTGAAACAGCAGAATACGAAATTCCGAGGCAGAATTATGTTTTTCGTCAACATGATCATTTTTAGCGTCAAACATGTAGAATCTGATCTGATTTGTACTTTAAGATTCTTACCCATTCCAAGAGTTGACTAATAAGATGAATGGGCCATTAATAAGATGATACAGAGCTCACCATGTTTGCAATTATTAAAGAATAAGGCTGGTGATATCATATATTTCTTGGTCAACAAATACCCTGAACAATGTATTGATTGTATTCCTCTTTGCCAAAGACCTCTATTAAAAACTCATGAGTGAACCAAACTGTATTACAGTGAACATGAACACTACAGTTTGTTTTGAGTCAGTTCCACATCAACAGTGCTGTTGCCTTCAATACTCCTCAgttgaaaatagtccccaaaaAATATGGGCTTAGAGCCACAGAAAGGCTGGAGACTTTGGAAATATTGAGACAGTCCTGGTCATTTTGTGGGGAtgttgaacaaaagaaaagaaagaatctggGGTCCCCGGCTTTTTTTAACTTGTGACTCCTATATTCAACCAAAAGTCCATTTGTGATCCCTCGTCACTATTTAGTGCCTCAGTGTGCCTGAGGAAGCTCTGCTCGATCAATTAAATTACATCCAATGAGCTATTGGAACAGTGTGGAACCTCTTTTGACTCGCCTCTGCCTTCAtctgatattttaatttgattcatGTTTTGTCATGCACTGTGTTGAGACAAACACAGCTCACGTCTGAACAAGGCCTCAGTTTGAATATCAGCCTTGAGCAGTTCTTCTAGCAGATTTTTCGAAATCCACCTTTGACGAGGTGAGTTCTACTGCATGACCTCCCTGTTGTTTATGTAATGTgttcattgaaagaaaaagcagtGAAATGGAATGTTAGGCTGTCCTTGATGGTTAAAGTTAACTACTGAAGGGAAAAACATAACTTACTTTTATGCTGATAAGTCAAAAGATccatcaccatgacaactgagcaaataCTTGACTGATGAAGAAAATTTAGTAAATTGACCTTGAGATTATAATGAGGATGAAGTCATTCATCATTATTTCCTTTCAGCCATTATTGTTAAGTGAGGCCattcatcacagacacattttatagTGACTTTAATAAGGTCTTGGCCATCTGCTTTATTCAAAGTAAAGCCAGTTACACTCGCGAGATcttgaaagcaaacacacagctcCTATTACTCTTTGAATTGTAAAGTAATTATCGTTTTAATTTTACACCTTGAGCACGTATGAACATGGAGAGAATTCTGGCCATGTGCTCACTTTCAAACAAATAAGACggtctgaaataaaaacacagttgttATATAACCATTTCAATTTAATTAGCTAGGTTTTTTAAATAAGAATTTATCAGTCTTAAAAATTCAATTCATCTGCATTCACAGTCTTATTACTAtaagcaaaacaagaaaaaaaaagaacaagaaaatcTCTGAGTATGTATATATGTTCTTCTTTTCAGGTAGTGGAATTAGCAGCAGTGGAAAAATGCACAGCAGAGGGTTAGCAACAGACAAGATTGATGAGTAGTAGAGCCACTTGTAGAAAGTACAGAGCAAATGAAGAATTACAGCTTTTGTAGAGTTTAAGAAGTTTCCATCAGTGCGGTATGGGAGAGAGATAAAACTCTTGTTTTTATGCTCAGTTTCCAATAACATAATAGAAAACACGATGTGCTCAAAACATCTATTAATAAAGAAAACTGTACAATAGACCCAGAGGGGaaaattacactttttaaaatcttgctTCCATGGCATAACTCGTGCTTCTtcaggcagctggaggaggtgtGTGCAGTATAGTACTACCTCCTCTTGACAGCTGGCCTCGTgcccttgctgctgctgctgcctgccttGCTGGTGCCCTTGGAGCCAGAGAAGAGCTTGGTCATGAGCTCAGAGACGTCGGGAAGCTCAGGGTTGGGGTTCAGCATGTTCATGGACTGTTCCATTTCCTGTAAGGACAGCGGCGAAATGGAAATCCAcgtcaattttttaaaaatccatcaCAATTTTTCTATTAATCTGACGTTTGAACAATATGTCATTAAAGTAATCCCAAGTGTTCTTTTGACTACTGACTGGAACTTGTG
This sequence is a window from Scophthalmus maximus strain ysfricsl-2021 chromosome 18, ASM2237912v1, whole genome shotgun sequence. Protein-coding genes within it:
- the chrm5b gene encoding muscarinic acetylcholine receptor M5b: MDNSTFGNTSHVQAVRHNLWEAITIAAVSAIVSLITIVGNVLVLLSFKVNSQLKTVNNYYLLSLAFADLIIGVLSMNLYTTYILMGYWSLGNLACDLWLAVDYVASNASVMNLLVISFDRYFSITRPLTYRAKRTPKRAAIMIGLAWLVSFVLWAPPILCWQYFVGERKVPLDQCQIQFLTEPVITFGTAIAAFYIPVSVMTILYCRIYKETQRRTKDLAELQGLATENVPEGTKPQKTIIHSCFHFTRERRDRSQASWSSSNQSNATKMTTRSDEAWAKADQITSFNSYTSSEEEEHHASLETPQGSFKEQSSVQSNKNGQVTDYAEDPYFSSPQKKTSKKCISYKFKPGSKDKDSDPKPATPCLAEAEQPAKNASPSASSTTSKPMDPVLKSQITKRKRMVLVKEKKAAQTLSAILLAFILTWTPYNIMVLISTFCTECIPTSLWHLGYWLCYVNSTINPMCYALCNKTFQKTFRMLLLCQWRRRRRGEDKLYWCGQNPNVNNKMT